From Oncorhynchus nerka isolate Pitt River unplaced genomic scaffold, Oner_Uvic_2.0 unplaced_scaffold_1167, whole genome shotgun sequence, one genomic window encodes:
- the LOC135569256 gene encoding keratin-associated protein 10-6-like, translated as MLCPVSVHALPSVWTHALPMVWTHALPIVWTHALPSDLDTCSTSVWTLPSVDTCSDVWTLPSVYAVCALPSVYALPSSSVHVLCMICMHALPSRSVDCLDTCSAQCLDCSAQCLDACSALDVSGHMLCPVSGRMLCPVSGHICPCLDTCSAQCLDTCSAQCLDMLCPVSCLGHALPSVWTLHMLWTSVWTVCSAQCLDSAQCLYRVLCMLCPVSGRICPMSGHSAQCLDTVLCCMSVLYPVSMYLCPICALPCVYACSAVSGHMLCPVSGLLPSVWTLPSVWTCSASVWTLPSLICSAQCLCSAQCLYACSAQCHASAQCLCTCSAQCLYMLCPVSGHCPVSNDWTLPRCLDTYLPSVMLCPVSVPTCSAQCMHALPSVYAHSAQCLDMLCPDDGHSAL; from the exons atgctctgcccagtgtctgtgcatgctctgcccagtgtctggacacatgcTCTGCCCATGGTCTGGACACATGCTCTGCCAATCGTCTGgacacatgctctgcccagtgatcTGGACACATGCTCTACCAGTGTCTGGACTCTGCCCAGTGTGGACACAtgctctgatgtctggactctgcCCAGTGTCTATGCTGTctgtgctctgcccagtgtctatgctctgcccagt TCGTCTGTGCACGTGCTCTGCATGATCTGtatgcatgctctgcccagtCGATCTGTGGAC tgtctggacacatgctctgcccagtgtctggactgctctgcccagtgtctggacgCATGCTCTGCCCTGGACGTGTCTGgacacatgctctgcccagtgtctggacgcatgctctgcccagtgtctggacacatctGCCCATGTCTGgacacatgctctgcccagtgtctggacacatgctctgcccagtgtctggacatgctctgcccagtgtct tgtctgggacatgctctgcccagtgtctggactCTGCACATGCTCTGGACCAGTGTCTGGACAGtgtgctctgcccagtgtctggactctgcccagtgtctgtatCGAGTCTtatgcatgctctgcccagtgtctggacgCATCTGCCCAATGTCTGGacactctgcccagtgtctggacactgTGCTCTGCTGTATGTCTGTGCTCTACCCAGTGTCTATGTATCTCTGCCCAATCTGTGCTCTGCCATGTGTCTATGCATGCTCTGCTGTGTCTGgacacatgctctgcccagtgtctggactcctgcccagtgtctggactctgcccagtgtctggacatGCTCTGCCAGTGTCTGGACTCTGCCCAGTCTCatatgctctgcccagtgtctgtgctctgcccagtgtctgtatgcatgctctgcccagtgccatgcctctgcccagtgtctgtgcacatgctctgcccagtgtctgtacatgctctgcccagtgtctggacactgCCCAGTGTCCAATGACTGGACTCTGCCCAGATGCCTGGACACGTATCTGCCCAGTgtcatgctctgcccagtgtctgtgcccacatgctctgcccagtgtatgcatgctctgcccagtgtctatgcacactctgcccagtgtctggacatGCTCTGCCCTGATGATGGACACTCTGCTCTATGA